In Calditrichota bacterium, the DNA window TGTAAAAGAACGAACCAAACAGATTCTGCTTAATGTTGCGCATGGTGGCTTTACTCAATTGAATGGCCGTGGCAACACTGGTCAGTTTTCCTTTGATCAGCGTAATTTCACTGGCTTCCATGGCCACGTCGGTGCCCGTCCCGATGGCGATTCCCACATCTGCCTGAGCCAGGGCAGGCGCATCATTCAGACCGTCACCCACCATGCCGACGATATGCCCTTCTTGCTGCAACTGTTTTACATATTTTGCCTTTTCATTGGGCAGCACCTCGGCAAATACCCTGTCGATATTTACTTGTTTTGCAATGGCCTCTGCCGTTTTGCTGTTGTCTCCGGTGATCATAATAACTTCCAATCCGATATCCTTCAGCTTGCGAATCGCCTCTTTCGAATCCTCTTTCACAGGATCGGCCACCGCAAGAATGCCGGACAGCTTTTGGTTGATCGCAACAAAAATGGGCGTTTTCCCCTGCTCTGCAAATGCCTGCGACTGGTCCAGTACGTCCTTTAAATCTATTTGAGAGGTCTGCATTAATTTCAAATTGCCAAGCAGAACGCTTTGTCCATCAATTGTCCCTTTTACGCCAAGACCGGGAATTGCGGAAAAATCACTCGCCTTGGCAAGGGTCAATCCTTTTTCCTCCGCGCTTTCCACAATGGCCTCCCCGAGCGGGTGTTCAGAGGATTTTTCCAATGCTGCGGAGAGCGCCAGCAGTTCATTCTTGGCCATTCCGTTCAGGGATATGACATCGGTCACATCCGGTTTCCCCAGCGTAATTGTGCCGGTTTTGTCGAGGACAATTGCCGTCAACTTATGCGCGGTTTCAAGCGCTTCACCGCCTTTTATCAGAATGCCGTTTTCGGCACCTTTACCCGTACCCACCATGATTGAGGTTGGTGTAGCCAGACCCAGTGCACACGGGCAGGCAATAATCAGTACGGTAACGAATGTAATCAGAGCAAACGTAAGCTGTGGAGCCGGTCCAAAATCATACCAGACGATAAAAGTTAAAATGGCCGCAACAATGACAATCGGAACAAAATAACCGGAGATCACATCCGCCAGCCGCTGAATGGGTGCCTTGGTGCTTTGTGCTTCCTGGACCATCTTGACAATCTGCGACAACATGGTATCCTTACCCACCTTTGCGGCCTTAAATTTAAATGAACCGATTTTATTAATTGTGGCGCCGATCACTTCATCGCCGCGTGATTTTTTCGCAGGGGTTGGTTCACCGGTTACCATGGATTCGTCTACGGTTGAACTGCCCTCTTCCACGATGCCGTCGACCGGTATCTTTTCACCGGGACGCACAACAACCGTGTCTCCCACCAGGACCTCTTCAACCGGAATGTCCAGTTCTTTTCCGTCGCGAACCACTCGGGCCGTTTTTGCCTGCAACCCAATTAGCCGTTTTATTGCATCCGATGTCCGTCCCTTGGCCTTCGCTTCCAGCACTTTCCCGATAAGAATCAATGCAATAATAATGGCCGTTGTATCATAAAACACATTTCGCAGATTTTCCGGAAAGAGACCCGGTAAAAAGGTCGCAGCAAAAGAGTAAAGAAAGGCTGCACCTGTGCCCACCCCGATCAGCGTGTTCATATCCGCCGAGTGGTGTCGAAAAGCTCTCCAGGCACCAACGTAAAATTGCGAACCGCTCAATATCAGTACCGGAAGAGTCAGCGCAAAGAGGATGATCCAGCGGGTTTGCTGAGGAACGGCTGCCCACGATGGAATCCATTCGGGGAATGAACCAATTAGTATGGGTACCGAAAGAATCGCGGCGAAAAGAAATTTGTGCCACAAACTCTTGTACTCGGCCTCATGCTGGCTCTTTTCCCTGTCTTCCGGTATCTCATCACCGATATGGACGGTCTGATAACCCAAATCCTCAATGGTTTTTTTGATGGCGTTCAGCTGAACCATTTCCGGCAGATACTCAATTCTGGCCTCTTCCGTTCCCGGATTTACGGTCGCCTTTAAAACGCCCGGTATCTTCTTCAGGGCCTTTTCGATTTTATCCACGCAAGATGCGCAGGATATTCCTTTTATTCCTATGCGCAGTACCGCACCGCCCGTTTGGTAACCGGCAGATTCTATCGCTTTCAATAAATCCGGCGAACTGATTTCATTTAAATTATAGGTGACATGGGCCCTTTGATTGGCATAATTCACGGATGCCGTTTGCACACCCTCCACATCTTTCAATGATTTCTCGATCGTCACCGCACACGACGCACAACTCATCCCCACAATGGGAATTTCCAGTTTTAAGTAATTCGCCTGATCGCTGAAGCCCGTCAAGGACGTCACCCCTTCCTTCGTTTTCGAACCTAATTTCTTCTTTTCCATTTTTACTTCCTTTTTCGCGGTCACATCCGAACGGACATATTGCTCAGGATTTTCCTGAAACCGTTCCAGGCACGAATCCGAACAGAAATAATAGGTTTCTCCCTTGTGTTCCAGATGACCTATCGCCTCTTCGGAATCGATTTTCATACCGCAGATTGGATCAACAACTTTCATAACACACTTCCTTAATGGTTAACGTACCACGTATCCTTTTCCAGCTATTATATCAATCATTGTGCCACCTCAATTTATTTGAGAAAGCGCGGATCTCTTAAGCATTTTCACGCCGTTCTCCTCTGGCCAGTAAAAAATGCTATCTCAATTAATAATATATAGGTTATGAAAAAAAGACGGCCTGAAAGCATTCCATCGGATATGGGATAGGTAAGGGTAACAAAAATTGTCCGGCAACCTTTTTCAAAACCATAAAGACAAAAATAATAGAGATTATTCTACACGCATAGAGAATATTCTTCATTTTTAGTGTTGACTATTCTACACAAAAGGAACAGATTAAAATTCTTTAAAAATAAAACAATAGAAAATTAGCTTATCCTCTTGTTTT includes these proteins:
- a CDS encoding heavy metal translocating P-type ATPase, coding for MKVVDPICGMKIDSEEAIGHLEHKGETYYFCSDSCLERFQENPEQYVRSDVTAKKEVKMEKKKLGSKTKEGVTSLTGFSDQANYLKLEIPIVGMSCASCAVTIEKSLKDVEGVQTASVNYANQRAHVTYNLNEISSPDLLKAIESAGYQTGGAVLRIGIKGISCASCVDKIEKALKKIPGVLKATVNPGTEEARIEYLPEMVQLNAIKKTIEDLGYQTVHIGDEIPEDREKSQHEAEYKSLWHKFLFAAILSVPILIGSFPEWIPSWAAVPQQTRWIILFALTLPVLILSGSQFYVGAWRAFRHHSADMNTLIGVGTGAAFLYSFAATFLPGLFPENLRNVFYDTTAIIIALILIGKVLEAKAKGRTSDAIKRLIGLQAKTARVVRDGKELDIPVEEVLVGDTVVVRPGEKIPVDGIVEEGSSTVDESMVTGEPTPAKKSRGDEVIGATINKIGSFKFKAAKVGKDTMLSQIVKMVQEAQSTKAPIQRLADVISGYFVPIVIVAAILTFIVWYDFGPAPQLTFALITFVTVLIIACPCALGLATPTSIMVGTGKGAENGILIKGGEALETAHKLTAIVLDKTGTITLGKPDVTDVISLNGMAKNELLALSAALEKSSEHPLGEAIVESAEEKGLTLAKASDFSAIPGLGVKGTIDGQSVLLGNLKLMQTSQIDLKDVLDQSQAFAEQGKTPIFVAINQKLSGILAVADPVKEDSKEAIRKLKDIGLEVIMITGDNSKTAEAIAKQVNIDRVFAEVLPNEKAKYVKQLQQEGHIVGMVGDGLNDAPALAQADVGIAIGTGTDVAMEASEITLIKGKLTSVATAIQLSKATMRNIKQNLFGSFFYNSLGIPVAAGVLYPFFGILLSPIIASAAMAASSVTVVSNALRLRRFKAAA